One part of the Muntiacus reevesi chromosome 18, mMunRee1.1, whole genome shotgun sequence genome encodes these proteins:
- the KCTD2 gene encoding BTB/POZ domain-containing protein KCTD2, whose product MAELQLDPAMAGLGGGGGSGLGDGGGPGRGPPSPRPTGPTPRGHGRPPPAAAAQPLEPGPGPPERAGGGGAARWVRLNVGGTYFVTTRQTLGREPKSFLCRLCCQEDPELDSDKDETGAYLIDRDPTYFGPILNYLRHGKLIITKELAEEGVLEEAEFYNIASLVRLVKERIRDNENRTSQGPVKHVYRVLQCQEEELTQMVSTMSDGWKFEQLISIGSSYNYGNEDQAEFLCVVSRELNNSTNGIVIEPSEKAKILQERGSRM is encoded by the exons ATGGCGGAGCTGCAGCTCGACCCGGCCAtggcggggctgggagggggcggCGGGAGCGGGCTGGGCGACGGGGGCGGCCCGGGCCGCGGGCCCCCCAGCCCTCGCCCCACTGGCCCCACGCCCCGCGGGCACGGCCGCCCGCCCCCCGCCGCTGCCGCGCAGCCGCTGGAGCCGGGTCCCGGGCCGCCGGAGCGGGCAGGGGGCGGTGGCGCGGCCCGCTGGGTCCGGCTGAACGTGGGCGGCACCTACTTCGTGACCACCAGGCAGACCCTAGGCCGGGAGCCCAAGTCTTTTCTCTGCCGCCTCTGCTGCCAGGAGGACCCGGAGCTGGACTCGGACAAG GACGAGACAGGGGCCTATCTGATTGACAGGGACCCTACCTACTTTGGTCCAATCCTAAACTACCTCCGCCACGGGAAGCTCATCATTACAAAGGAGTTGGCAGAAGAAG GCGTGCTGGAGGAAGCGGAGTTTTACAACATCGCATCTCTCGTGCGACTGGTTAAGGAAAGAATACGGGACAACGAGAACAGAACTTCACAG GGCCCCGTGAAGCACGTGTACCGAGTCCTGCAGTGCCAAGAGGAGGAGCTCACGCAGATGGTCTCCACTATGTCCGATGGTTGGAAATTCGAACAG CTCATCAGCATCGGATCTTCCTATAACTACGGGAACGAGGATCAGGCAGAGTTCCTCTGTGTTGTCTCCAGAGAACTAAACAATTCTACCAATGGCATTGTCATCGAGCCCAGTGAGAAGGCCAAG